A genome region from Chryseobacterium sp. G0186 includes the following:
- a CDS encoding mechanosensitive ion channel family protein: protein MDDLKLNNIQQHWDTLITSAISWAPRVFTAVISALLIYLIGSWMIRMIKKLVAKGFRKRNMEASLQHFLLNIINWGLNILLFIVVVTQLGVQTSAFVAMIGAAGLAIGLALQGSLTNFAGGILILLLKPFKIGDFISTNSGVSGTVQAIDIFHTKLVTPQNQLIVIPNGVVSNNSITNFTHLGTRRTALDIGVAYDADLKQTKEILMKVISKNQFALADPAPQVVVTELGESAVNLSIRVSTSTENFWKMNEELIIDCKEALDKAGIGIPFPQRDLHVYNKLPI from the coding sequence ATGGACGATTTAAAATTGAACAACATTCAACAACATTGGGATACCTTAATAACTTCAGCTATTTCATGGGCACCTAGAGTTTTTACTGCAGTAATTTCTGCATTGCTGATTTATCTGATAGGATCCTGGATGATAAGAATGATCAAGAAATTGGTTGCAAAAGGATTCAGAAAACGTAATATGGAGGCTTCATTACAGCATTTCCTTTTAAATATTATCAACTGGGGGCTTAATATACTTCTCTTCATTGTAGTCGTTACTCAATTAGGAGTGCAGACTTCTGCATTTGTAGCCATGATTGGTGCTGCAGGTTTGGCAATAGGTTTGGCATTACAGGGCTCTTTGACCAATTTTGCAGGTGGGATTCTTATTTTATTGTTGAAGCCATTTAAAATAGGCGATTTTATCTCTACCAATTCTGGAGTTTCCGGAACAGTACAGGCTATCGATATTTTTCATACAAAGCTTGTCACCCCACAAAATCAGTTAATTGTTATTCCAAACGGAGTGGTTTCTAACAATAGTATTACTAATTTTACTCACCTGGGTACACGAAGAACCGCATTGGATATTGGAGTTGCTTACGACGCAGATCTTAAACAGACGAAAGAAATATTAATGAAGGTGATCAGTAAGAATCAGTTTGCTCTTGCAGACCCTGCACCACAGGTTGTGGTAACAGAACTTGGGGAGAGTGCCGTTAATTTATCAATAAGAGTGAGTACTTCGACAGAGAATTTCTGGAAAATGAATGAAGAGCTTATCATCGATTGTAAAGAGGCTCTGGATAAGGCTGGAATAGGGATTCCATTTCCACAGAGGGATCTGCATGTGTATAATAAACTCCCAATATAA
- a CDS encoding SDR family NAD(P)-dependent oxidoreductase, which translates to MNQNTKKTVLILGANSDVAKQCIKQYLEKGHSVVAASRNTKSLEDFIHTNTLDQSKVSVLSFDAADFDSHYKFYAELPIKPHIVVYAAGFLVDNQKALIDFKGAKQMMEVNYMGGVSILNIIAMDKSNKNLERIIGLSSLSGVRGRKSNFVYGSTKAAFTQYLAGLRQELASRKVVVNALVIGYIRTKINEGLELNESLIMEPDYVAKFIVNAGNTFIIVPNFKWKIIYHILRLLPESLAAKLP; encoded by the coding sequence ATGAATCAAAACACAAAAAAAACGGTTCTTATTCTGGGTGCTAATTCAGACGTAGCAAAGCAATGCATTAAACAATATCTTGAAAAAGGACATTCCGTAGTTGCGGCTTCCAGAAATACAAAATCGCTGGAGGATTTTATCCATACCAATACACTTGACCAATCCAAGGTTTCAGTGTTGTCCTTTGATGCCGCCGATTTTGATTCTCATTATAAGTTTTATGCGGAACTTCCCATAAAACCTCATATTGTTGTGTATGCTGCCGGTTTTTTGGTGGATAATCAAAAAGCATTAATTGATTTTAAAGGAGCAAAACAGATGATGGAAGTTAATTATATGGGCGGAGTTTCTATTCTGAACATTATTGCAATGGATAAAAGCAATAAAAATTTAGAACGGATTATCGGGTTGTCTTCATTATCAGGGGTAAGAGGGAGAAAGAGTAATTTCGTGTATGGAAGTACAAAAGCTGCATTCACCCAATATCTGGCAGGTTTAAGACAGGAGCTTGCTTCAAGAAAGGTAGTAGTCAACGCATTGGTCATTGGTTATATCAGGACAAAAATAAATGAAGGATTGGAACTTAATGAATCCTTGATTATGGAGCCTGATTATGTAGCAAAATTTATTGTCAATGCAGGGAATACCTTTATAATTGTTCCTAATTTTAAATGGAAAATTATTTATCATATCCTTAGGCTTTTACCGGAAAGCTTAGCGGCAAAACTTCCATAG
- the yajC gene encoding preprotein translocase subunit YajC: MLTLFLQAQGSSPMMLIMMGVMFVGFYFLMIRPQMKKQKQEKNFQEELKVGTRVVLTSGLHGRIAQVQDDGFVIETLSGKLKFEKAAVSREMTETRFGDKAKTADKKEALPTTEEKK, translated from the coding sequence ATGTTGACATTATTTTTACAGGCACAGGGATCTTCACCAATGATGCTGATTATGATGGGGGTGATGTTTGTAGGATTTTACTTCCTGATGATCAGACCTCAGATGAAGAAGCAGAAGCAGGAAAAAAACTTTCAGGAAGAACTGAAAGTAGGAACAAGAGTTGTTCTTACATCCGGTCTTCACGGAAGAATTGCTCAGGTTCAGGATGATGGTTTTGTAATCGAAACATTATCAGGAAAACTGAAATTTGAAAAAGCAGCTGTTTCCAGAGAAATGACGGAAACTCGTTTTGGTGACAAAGCAAAAACTGCTGACAAAAAAGAAGCATTACCAACAACTGAAGAGAAGAAATAA
- a CDS encoding DUF1573 domain-containing protein, whose translation MKKTLSIIALSIIGFGLVSCKKENKETQSAETIVTDSAATGAPGMADSTATPVAGEATAAPAPVSNEPSTSIALSESNFDFGKIKKGDKVEHVYEVTNTGKNPLIISEVKPGCGCTAPDFTKEPIMPGKKGKITLHFDSSNFDGNVQKYADVFANVEKAPIKLTFTANIQP comes from the coding sequence ATGAAAAAGACGTTATCAATTATCGCCTTGTCAATTATAGGCTTTGGTTTAGTTTCATGTAAAAAAGAAAACAAAGAAACTCAAAGCGCTGAAACTATCGTTACAGATTCTGCAGCTACCGGAGCTCCGGGAATGGCAGATTCTACGGCAACTCCTGTTGCAGGTGAAGCTACTGCTGCACCGGCACCGGTTTCCAACGAGCCATCTACTTCTATTGCCTTATCTGAGAGCAATTTTGATTTTGGTAAAATCAAAAAAGGAGATAAAGTAGAGCACGTATATGAAGTGACCAATACAGGAAAAAACCCATTGATTATTTCTGAAGTAAAACCAGGATGTGGATGTACTGCTCCAGACTTTACAAAAGAACCAATCATGCCTGGGAAAAAAGGGAAAATTACGTTACACTTTGACTCTTCAAACTTTGACGGAAACGTACAGAAGTATGCAGATGTTTTTGCAAACGTAGAGAAAGCTCCAATTAAATTAACGTTCACAGCGAACATTCAACCTTAA
- a CDS encoding transcription antitermination protein NusB: protein MLGRRQIREKVVQAVYSYYQNPVKFDVLEKNMFAGIEKIYYLYIYQLNFLVGLKDLAEHQIEIGKNKYLKTDADLNPNQKFINNQVLLKLEENPERLFFTGQHKQLKWDMHDDLLVKTFQRITAGKRYQDFMKEEGYSFEDDQKFIGKLFLRYIAENEDFHDYLGDKELSWYDDIHIANSMVQKTIGFLREDEESRTLIKMIKDEEDKTFAGKLLRDTLNNWENNEKKLSERLENWDLERVSLMDKVILSTAIAELDNFAFTPSRVIINEYIEIAKVFATDRSNIFINGILDKYCKDQNRI from the coding sequence ATGTTAGGAAGACGACAAATCCGTGAAAAAGTAGTACAGGCAGTGTATTCATACTATCAAAACCCTGTGAAATTTGATGTTTTAGAGAAAAACATGTTTGCTGGTATAGAGAAAATCTATTATCTCTATATCTATCAGCTTAATTTTTTAGTAGGACTTAAAGATTTAGCTGAGCATCAGATTGAAATCGGGAAGAATAAATATCTGAAAACCGATGCTGACCTCAATCCTAACCAAAAATTCATCAATAACCAAGTATTGCTTAAACTGGAAGAAAATCCAGAAAGATTATTCTTCACAGGTCAGCATAAACAGCTGAAATGGGATATGCATGATGATTTATTGGTAAAAACTTTCCAAAGAATTACTGCAGGAAAACGTTATCAGGATTTCATGAAAGAGGAAGGATATTCTTTTGAAGACGATCAGAAGTTTATTGGAAAATTATTTTTAAGGTATATTGCTGAAAATGAAGATTTCCACGATTATCTGGGAGATAAGGAACTTTCATGGTATGATGATATTCACATCGCCAATTCAATGGTACAAAAAACAATCGGATTCCTAAGAGAAGATGAAGAAAGCAGAACTTTGATCAAAATGATTAAAGATGAAGAAGATAAAACATTCGCAGGTAAATTGTTGAGAGATACCCTTAATAACTGGGAGAACAACGAGAAAAAACTGAGCGAAAGATTAGAAAACTGGGATTTAGAAAGAGTTTCTCTAATGGATAAAGTAATTTTGTCTACCGCGATTGCAGAGCTTGATAATTTTGCATTCACCCCTTCAAGAGTCATCATTAATGAATATATCGAGATTGCTAAAGTATTTGCAACAGACCGTTCCAATATCTTCATTAATGGTATTTTAGATAAATATTGTAAAGATCAAAATAGAATATAA
- a CDS encoding ABC transporter ATP-binding protein — MKALKTLNPYFWKHKILLFWGVLFIIASNFFNIYKVQFVGKSVDELTKSGNLGFNNQVLIYVGIIVGCSLLTGFFTFMMRQTIIVASRRIEYELKNKIYRHYQELSLTDFKQTTTGDLMNRLSEDVVAVRMYLGPGVMYVANLIVLVLITAIYMIKTDASMTLWTLLPLPILSYAIYKVSSIINKKSKVMQKSQSAISTFVQDSFSGIRVVKFFAREKYIQKNYGIKVTDYQNKALDLAKTEAYFFTIILFVIGLLNVAVIWIGGTKYMAGELSIGKIADFFMYINTLIFPFSMVGWVTSVNQRAEASMQRINEFMDKESEIINTNFENYPIKGNIEFRNVSYVYPNTGIKALDNLSFTVKAGESLAIMGKTGSGKSTIALLLCRLIDPTEGEILIDGKNLKDHNLNNYRNFIGYIPQESYLFSDSIENNIGFAIDHPSHEKVVEYAKIADVDKNIVEFKEQYKTLVGERGVMLSGGQKQRICIARALIKDPNIIIFDDSLSALDTETEQNILENIDKKISNATSIIITHRESSAQKADQIINLTEITNSVTA, encoded by the coding sequence ATGAAAGCGCTAAAAACCCTAAACCCCTATTTTTGGAAACATAAAATCCTTTTGTTTTGGGGTGTATTATTTATTATTGCCAGTAATTTCTTCAATATATATAAGGTTCAGTTTGTAGGAAAATCTGTGGACGAGCTTACTAAAAGTGGAAACCTTGGTTTTAACAATCAGGTTTTAATCTATGTTGGAATTATTGTTGGCTGTTCACTTTTAACAGGATTCTTCACCTTTATGATGAGGCAAACGATCATTGTAGCTTCCCGAAGAATTGAATACGAACTTAAAAATAAAATCTACAGACATTACCAGGAGTTATCTTTAACTGATTTTAAGCAGACTACTACCGGAGACTTAATGAACAGATTAAGTGAGGATGTAGTTGCTGTAAGGATGTATCTTGGTCCGGGAGTTATGTATGTGGCCAACCTGATTGTTCTTGTTCTTATTACAGCCATTTATATGATAAAAACGGATGCTTCCATGACTTTATGGACCTTGCTGCCGCTTCCGATTTTGTCCTATGCTATTTATAAGGTAAGTTCTATCATCAATAAAAAGTCGAAAGTGATGCAGAAAAGCCAATCTGCTATTTCAACTTTTGTACAGGACAGCTTTTCAGGAATTCGTGTGGTGAAGTTTTTCGCAAGGGAAAAATATATTCAGAAGAACTACGGAATCAAGGTAACGGATTATCAAAATAAAGCATTGGATCTGGCTAAAACAGAAGCCTATTTCTTTACCATTATTTTATTTGTGATCGGTTTACTGAATGTTGCCGTTATCTGGATTGGCGGGACCAAATATATGGCAGGAGAATTGAGCATTGGTAAAATTGCAGATTTCTTTATGTACATCAACACCCTTATTTTTCCATTCTCTATGGTAGGCTGGGTAACTTCTGTCAACCAAAGAGCTGAAGCATCTATGCAAAGGATCAATGAGTTTATGGATAAAGAATCAGAAATCATTAATACCAATTTCGAGAATTATCCTATTAAAGGAAATATTGAATTCAGAAATGTATCTTATGTATATCCAAACACGGGAATCAAGGCATTGGACAATTTAAGTTTCACGGTGAAAGCCGGAGAATCTTTGGCTATCATGGGAAAAACCGGAAGTGGAAAGTCTACGATTGCATTACTTTTATGCCGACTGATAGATCCTACAGAAGGTGAAATTTTAATTGACGGTAAAAACCTTAAAGATCATAATCTGAATAACTATAGAAACTTCATTGGATACATTCCTCAGGAAAGTTATTTATTCTCCGATTCTATTGAAAATAATATCGGTTTTGCCATTGATCATCCGTCTCACGAGAAAGTGGTAGAGTATGCAAAAATTGCCGATGTTGACAAAAATATTGTTGAGTTTAAGGAACAATATAAAACACTGGTGGGTGAACGCGGGGTTATGCTTTCGGGAGGACAGAAGCAAAGAATTTGTATAGCCAGAGCCCTAATCAAGGACCCAAATATCATTATTTTTGATGATTCTTTATCTGCCTTGGATACAGAAACGGAACAGAATATTCTTGAAAATATTGATAAAAAAATCAGTAATGCAACCTCCATAATTATCACACACAGAGAGTCTAGCGCTCAAAAAGCAGACCAAATCATCAATCTCACTGAAATTACCAATTCTGTAACTGCTTAG
- a CDS encoding DUF3276 family protein encodes MSEYKERHENEIFTKVLKAGRRTYFFDVRETKAGDYYLTITESKKNFGENGEATFEKHKIYLYKEDFKSFQEMFNESTDFIINEKGEDVISEKHDKDFKSRSFTIDSDDEV; translated from the coding sequence ATGAGTGAATACAAGGAACGCCATGAAAATGAGATTTTCACGAAGGTGTTAAAAGCAGGGAGAAGAACTTATTTCTTTGATGTGCGCGAGACGAAAGCAGGAGATTATTATCTTACAATCACTGAGAGTAAGAAAAATTTCGGAGAGAATGGGGAAGCTACATTCGAGAAGCATAAAATTTACCTTTACAAGGAAGATTTTAAGAGTTTTCAGGAGATGTTTAATGAGTCCACAGATTTCATCATTAATGAAAAGGGTGAGGATGTAATTTCAGAAAAACACGACAAAGACTTCAAAAGCAGATCTTTCACTATTGATTCTGACGACGAGGTTTAA
- a CDS encoding DUF4132 domain-containing protein — MEITKKLESKKFVKNYYEKLRKELVEQSEKGKSTLVFPDKPILKKEVAELGLFLMGKTNYYQAMTLGSKEAEKLKEYIKPDIWEDADYYKLLVYYFGENADLVKYAWNKMPYKMYQMSYDRRSFRAPHNEKYVLINQANLIRELLRVPSVYSYNNNDQNYDLTLEEQIIYDNELSNNSSQFYVWSAAIDTGDTTIYQLIEDIIFNKHAEGKVSRNIIKALLNSEKKHCWELVEKLLLAAQRQEGLRQTILEALDETSIGALEYMTHVIVEHKLTRFSSVVRAIDTWTGLGWETEKESVVKNIVSLAHSYLSNLEQIPEAVKSKNNNEVYMALWVQGVWDVDQTVPYLHQLFDKGNVEKKCLAIKFATETGDPYIQMPLYYKAVLEGNLEVLAFAGSHMSALLGANTNSKFFINNTDYPNFFEKLHELTLKIDSKEKKFEGKIFSWLTATFKKSDLYASMFYLVGEDSHKLDIVLSYFDQFDLALRELLTRNILDDFYCYSLSYGLGKKNKKVTPFQKEFAFKIIKDRGESLIASGINVLLQNPLTKEEIMIFFDMFKRKGGVLRKKLIELVTEQNDEVVIPLIDELMTKGDLEQRAASLDIMLQLQKGKRISSQITLWTQLYTERSKITDREKGLLEQINPSGDQTVLSAENGYGFYDSSAISKFALPMVDAHSVYAQATKNDKYGFTKSIDQIKEELKKLNDLFLQHKDYEYESEEWDNSVSQVLMGNTFREIKRNTDGFTPRQLAENYPLHEVWEQWFKDSAMLPRDLFLLTFAESCDRKVFRNFLENYVFYHKEIIPNPTKGSYYWENPIIRILGSLKHIFVFEEATDFAIDACSTLFANLPEDVINYKGKDSGDYYYRDQGNGWQQVGFFDVFLRAIPMKNLTDEQHIKQWNLYRWMQYNGLAENIKKSVPDFYFFCKAYELKLITKEELFEGILTADSAINNLTRIKANYHNERYLEVFPFLKPMIEEIQDKFLDIELIRGDANTAVSHFVQQFQTIHGTHRFVQILKGLGKSGLYANYIYSYGNESMTKQKLFSWLISNCYPLETDTQKSFNEMVKKEKITELRFIQAAVYAPQWQQFISNYLGWKGLDSAIWWMHAHTKTGAYEAQNAKLESEVAKYSSVDIQEFKDGAVDKDWFTKAYKELGKARWEMLYESAKYISDGNGHRRARLYSDTLAGSLKIKEVTAKVKDKRDQDYLRVYGLVPLSKTNAEKDVLSRYEYIQQFKKESKEFGSMKQASEALAIRVALENLARNAGYPDPIRLTWAMETKQIQSLLSKETQVTIDGVTVGLIIEDTGKAELVVFRDDKQLKSIPPKIKKDKAIVELGNNRKIMREQWIRSRKGLEEAMVRGDEFLLKEMKTLFEHPVIVKHLEKLVLISNDQKIGFFHDGGLVTAHGEIQELNEENTLRIAHCIDLHQHSVWSDYQHYCFKEKLVQPFKQIFRELYVPTPDELKERSVSRRYAGHQIQPKQTLALLKTRGWKVDYEEGLQKVYHKEGFQIKLYAMADWFSPADVENPTLETIEFHSLKDYKNIPFEEINPRLFSEVMRDVDLVVSVAHVGDVDPEASHSSIEMRAVLMKETARLFKLENVSIEGSHVHVKGKMAEYSVHLGSAVVHQVPGKYLSILPVHSQHRGRLFLPFADDDPKSAEVLSKVLLLAKDNEIQDPTILSQIKREYV; from the coding sequence ATGGAAATCACAAAAAAGTTAGAATCGAAAAAATTTGTCAAGAATTATTATGAAAAATTAAGGAAAGAGCTTGTAGAACAGTCTGAAAAAGGTAAGTCTACACTGGTCTTTCCGGATAAGCCTATACTTAAGAAAGAAGTAGCAGAATTAGGGCTGTTCTTAATGGGGAAAACCAACTATTATCAGGCAATGACTTTGGGCTCAAAAGAAGCAGAAAAGTTGAAGGAATATATAAAACCTGATATTTGGGAAGATGCTGATTATTATAAACTGTTGGTGTATTATTTTGGTGAGAATGCTGACCTGGTAAAATATGCATGGAACAAAATGCCTTATAAAATGTATCAGATGAGTTATGATCGGCGTTCGTTCCGCGCTCCTCACAATGAAAAATATGTATTGATTAATCAGGCTAATTTAATAAGGGAGCTGTTAAGAGTACCCAGTGTTTATTCTTATAATAATAATGATCAGAATTATGATTTGACTTTGGAAGAACAAATCATTTATGACAATGAGTTGTCAAATAATTCAAGTCAGTTCTATGTTTGGTCAGCTGCAATTGATACGGGTGATACTACCATCTATCAATTAATTGAAGATATTATTTTTAATAAGCATGCAGAGGGAAAAGTATCCCGAAACATTATCAAGGCCTTACTTAACAGTGAAAAGAAACATTGTTGGGAATTGGTGGAGAAGCTTTTACTGGCAGCACAACGGCAGGAAGGTTTGCGACAAACGATACTGGAAGCTTTGGATGAAACCAGTATAGGTGCCCTGGAATATATGACTCATGTCATTGTAGAGCATAAGCTTACCCGTTTTTCATCAGTTGTACGGGCTATAGATACCTGGACAGGGCTGGGCTGGGAAACGGAAAAGGAATCTGTAGTAAAGAATATTGTATCATTGGCTCATTCTTATCTTAGCAATCTGGAGCAAATTCCGGAAGCTGTTAAAAGCAAGAATAACAATGAAGTGTATATGGCACTTTGGGTACAGGGAGTCTGGGATGTGGATCAAACAGTTCCTTACTTACACCAGTTGTTTGATAAGGGAAATGTAGAGAAAAAATGTCTTGCTATAAAGTTTGCTACAGAAACCGGTGACCCTTATATTCAGATGCCTTTGTACTATAAAGCTGTATTGGAGGGTAATTTAGAAGTGTTGGCATTTGCAGGAAGTCATATGTCTGCATTACTGGGAGCAAATACAAATTCAAAATTCTTTATCAATAATACAGATTACCCGAATTTCTTTGAAAAGCTACACGAACTGACGCTGAAAATTGATTCAAAAGAGAAGAAGTTTGAGGGAAAAATATTTTCGTGGCTTACTGCGACTTTCAAAAAAAGTGATTTATATGCCTCGATGTTTTACCTGGTAGGTGAGGATAGCCATAAGTTGGATATAGTTCTTTCTTACTTTGATCAGTTTGATCTTGCATTGCGCGAATTGCTGACCCGAAATATTTTAGACGATTTTTACTGTTATTCACTATCTTATGGATTAGGGAAGAAGAACAAGAAAGTGACCCCTTTTCAAAAGGAATTTGCTTTTAAAATCATCAAAGACAGAGGAGAATCATTGATTGCTTCAGGAATTAATGTGTTGCTTCAAAACCCCTTAACCAAAGAAGAAATTATGATCTTCTTTGATATGTTTAAAAGAAAGGGTGGTGTTCTCCGTAAAAAACTAATAGAACTTGTTACAGAGCAGAATGACGAGGTTGTAATTCCATTGATTGATGAATTAATGACTAAAGGTGATCTCGAACAAAGAGCAGCATCACTGGATATTATGCTTCAGCTTCAAAAAGGAAAAAGAATTTCTTCCCAGATTACCCTTTGGACACAGCTGTACACGGAAAGATCAAAGATAACGGACAGAGAAAAAGGCTTACTTGAGCAGATTAATCCATCGGGAGATCAGACCGTACTTTCTGCCGAAAACGGATATGGTTTTTATGATTCTTCTGCAATATCAAAGTTTGCTTTACCAATGGTGGATGCCCATTCAGTATATGCGCAGGCAACCAAAAACGATAAATACGGTTTTACAAAATCCATTGATCAGATAAAAGAAGAGCTGAAGAAGCTTAATGATTTGTTTCTTCAGCATAAAGATTATGAATACGAGTCTGAGGAATGGGATAATTCTGTGAGTCAGGTATTGATGGGAAATACTTTCCGTGAGATAAAAAGAAATACAGACGGGTTTACGCCTAGGCAATTAGCTGAAAATTATCCCTTACATGAAGTATGGGAGCAGTGGTTTAAAGATTCTGCAATGCTGCCAAGAGATTTATTTTTGCTGACATTTGCTGAAAGCTGCGACCGCAAGGTCTTTAGGAACTTTCTGGAAAACTATGTATTCTATCATAAAGAGATTATTCCTAATCCAACAAAGGGAAGCTATTATTGGGAAAATCCTATCATTCGGATCCTTGGTTCTCTAAAGCATATATTCGTCTTTGAGGAAGCTACAGATTTTGCAATAGACGCCTGCAGTACGCTGTTTGCTAATCTTCCTGAAGATGTTATTAACTATAAAGGAAAAGATAGTGGAGACTATTATTACCGGGATCAGGGAAATGGCTGGCAGCAGGTAGGATTTTTTGATGTCTTTCTACGGGCTATTCCTATGAAGAATCTTACAGATGAACAGCACATCAAGCAATGGAATCTATACCGATGGATGCAGTATAATGGATTGGCTGAAAATATCAAAAAATCTGTTCCTGATTTCTATTTTTTCTGTAAAGCTTATGAATTAAAACTGATTACCAAAGAAGAATTGTTCGAGGGAATCCTGACCGCTGATTCAGCAATCAACAATCTTACAAGAATTAAAGCCAATTATCATAATGAAAGATATCTGGAGGTATTTCCTTTTCTAAAGCCTATGATTGAAGAAATTCAGGATAAGTTTCTGGATATAGAATTGATTCGTGGAGATGCCAATACGGCCGTTTCACATTTTGTACAGCAGTTTCAGACGATACATGGAACCCATCGCTTCGTTCAGATTCTGAAAGGGTTGGGCAAATCAGGGTTGTATGCCAATTATATATACAGCTATGGAAACGAAAGTATGACCAAGCAAAAACTATTTTCCTGGCTTATTTCCAATTGTTACCCATTAGAAACTGATACCCAGAAATCATTTAATGAGATGGTAAAAAAAGAAAAGATTACAGAACTTCGCTTCATACAGGCAGCTGTATATGCTCCTCAATGGCAGCAGTTCATCAGTAATTATTTAGGATGGAAAGGATTGGATTCTGCAATCTGGTGGATGCATGCCCATACCAAAACCGGTGCTTATGAAGCGCAAAATGCAAAACTGGAAAGTGAGGTTGCCAAATATTCATCAGTAGACATTCAGGAATTTAAAGATGGAGCAGTAGATAAAGATTGGTTCACAAAAGCCTATAAAGAGCTCGGAAAAGCCCGCTGGGAAATGCTTTACGAATCTGCAAAATATATTTCAGACGGAAACGGACACCGAAGAGCAAGGCTTTATTCCGATACACTGGCAGGAAGCTTAAAAATAAAAGAAGTAACAGCGAAAGTAAAAGATAAGCGTGATCAGGATTATCTTCGGGTATACGGACTCGTTCCTTTAAGTAAAACGAATGCAGAAAAGGATGTTCTGAGCCGATACGAATACATTCAGCAGTTCAAGAAAGAAAGTAAGGAATTTGGTTCCATGAAGCAGGCAAGTGAAGCCTTAGCCATCCGTGTAGCCTTGGAAAACTTAGCCAGAAATGCCGGCTATCCTGACCCTATAAGATTAACCTGGGCTATGGAAACCAAACAGATTCAATCTCTGCTATCAAAAGAGACTCAGGTTACCATTGACGGCGTTACTGTAGGTTTAATTATAGAAGATACCGGGAAGGCTGAACTTGTTGTTTTCAGAGATGATAAACAATTAAAATCCATTCCGCCAAAGATCAAGAAAGATAAAGCTATTGTAGAACTAGGAAATAACCGTAAGATTATGCGTGAACAGTGGATCCGCTCCCGAAAAGGACTTGAGGAAGCCATGGTAAGAGGTGATGAATTTCTTTTAAAGGAGATGAAGACCCTTTTTGAGCATCCGGTTATTGTGAAGCATTTAGAAAAACTCGTGTTGATTTCCAATGATCAGAAAATAGGATTCTTCCATGATGGAGGTTTGGTTACTGCCCATGGTGAAATTCAGGAGTTGAACGAAGAGAATACCTTACGTATTGCTCACTGTATAGATCTGCATCAGCATTCCGTATGGAGTGATTATCAGCATTATTGCTTCAAGGAAAAACTTGTACAGCCATTCAAACAGATATTCAGGGAATTATATGTTCCCACTCCGGATGAATTAAAAGAAAGATCCGTATCACGCCGTTATGCAGGACATCAGATTCAGCCGAAACAAACCTTAGCTTTGCTTAAAACCAGAGGCTGGAAGGTGGATTATGAGGAAGGGTTGCAAAAAGTATATCATAAAGAAGGCTTTCAGATAAAATTGTATGCCATGGCAGATTGGTTTTCTCCGGCAGACGTGGAAAATCCAACCCTGGAAACAATAGAATTTCATTCATTAAAGGATTATAAAAATATTCCTTTTGAAGAGATCAATCCAAGACTATTCTCTGAGGTGATGCGAGATGTAGATCTGGTGGTATCCGTTGCCCATGTAGGAGATGTAGATCCTGAAGCGAGTCATTCTTCCATTGAGATGAGGGCCGTATTAATGAAAGAAACGGCTCGATTATTTAAGCTGGAAAATGTAAGTATTGAAGGTTCGCATGTTCATGTGAAAGGAAAAATGGCAGAATACAGCGTACATTTAGGAAGTGCTGTTGTGCATCAGGTTCCGGGTAAATATTTATCCATTTTACCTGTTCATTCCCAACATAGAGGGAGGTTGTTTTTACCTTTTGCGGATGATGACCCGAAGTCTGCAGAAGTATTGTCTAAGGTACTCTTATTAGCCAAGGATAATGAAATACAAGATCCAACCATATTGTCGCAGATAAAGCGTGAATATGTCTAA